In Streptomyces qaidamensis, one DNA window encodes the following:
- a CDS encoding LLM class flavin-dependent oxidoreductase, producing the protein MTSLGAVFRPQLAPERLRSVARLADDAGLEELWLWEDCFREGGISTAAAALAWTERVRVGVGLLPVPLRNVAITAMEAASLHRMFPGRAILGVGHGVQDWMGQVGARVESPVTLLREHLLALRALLSGERVTVDGRYVKLDDVALDWPPEVPHGGVLAGATGPRSLRLTGEAADGTILTASTNAEGVRKARQLVQEGRAAAGRGAGPHRLVVYLLTATGPDAAARLRAELTAEGVEAVPDLGGAGDAGAVAKAVEQLVEAGADSVVLQPTADEPDPEGFVRFAAEEVRPLVPTPR; encoded by the coding sequence ATGACCTCACTAGGCGCAGTCTTCCGCCCCCAACTCGCCCCCGAGCGACTCCGGTCCGTGGCCCGGCTGGCCGATGACGCCGGTCTCGAAGAGCTCTGGCTCTGGGAGGACTGTTTCAGAGAGGGCGGCATCTCCACCGCCGCGGCCGCCCTCGCGTGGACCGAGCGCGTGCGGGTCGGGGTCGGGCTGTTGCCCGTGCCGCTGCGGAACGTCGCCATCACGGCCATGGAGGCCGCCTCGCTGCACCGGATGTTCCCTGGGCGGGCGATCCTCGGTGTGGGGCACGGCGTGCAGGACTGGATGGGGCAGGTCGGTGCCCGGGTCGAGTCGCCGGTCACCCTGCTGCGGGAGCATCTCCTCGCCCTCAGGGCTCTGCTGAGCGGCGAGCGGGTCACCGTCGACGGACGGTACGTCAAGCTCGACGACGTCGCCCTGGACTGGCCGCCCGAGGTCCCCCACGGCGGGGTGCTGGCCGGCGCCACCGGGCCGCGGTCCCTGCGGCTCACCGGAGAGGCCGCCGACGGGACCATCCTCACCGCCTCCACGAACGCCGAGGGCGTGCGCAAGGCGCGGCAGCTCGTGCAGGAGGGGCGCGCCGCGGCCGGACGGGGGGCAGGGCCCCATCGTCTGGTCGTGTACCTCCTCACCGCCACCGGGCCCGACGCCGCCGCCCGGCTGCGCGCGGAGCTCACCGCCGAGGGCGTCGAGGCCGTCCCGGATCTCGGGGGCGCCGGGGACGCCGGGGCCGTCGCCAAGGCCGTCGAGCAGCTGGTCGAGGCCGGGGCCGACAGCGTCGTACTGCAGCCGACGGCGGACGAGCCCGACCCGGAGGGATTCGTGCGGTTCGCCGCCGAGGAAGTGCGGCCCCTGGTTCCCACGCCACGGTGA
- a CDS encoding methyltransferase domain-containing protein, with amino-acid sequence MTSLPDPGPPRPTTFEDLVAEGAAVPTDGWDFSWFEGRATEARPSWGYAVSMAERLGGASAVLDVQTGGGEVLDFALSRVADANTGQSTGETTGRAVTETTAPAAAPKPPLLTVATEGWPPNVAKATALLRPRGVAVVAAPEDDPLPFADGAFDLVVSRHPVRPHWEEIARVLQPGGTYFAQHIGPNSVFELVEYFLGPQPDGVRSARHPDRERADAEAAGLDVVGLRAERLRVEFHDIGAVVHFLRKVVWMVPGFTVEAYEPRLRELHERIRAEGPFVAHSTRHLFDARKPG; translated from the coding sequence GTGACGTCCCTGCCCGACCCCGGGCCCCCGCGCCCCACCACCTTCGAAGACCTCGTGGCCGAAGGTGCCGCCGTCCCCACGGACGGCTGGGACTTCTCCTGGTTCGAAGGGCGGGCGACGGAGGCACGCCCCTCCTGGGGGTACGCCGTCTCGATGGCCGAGCGGCTGGGCGGGGCGAGTGCTGTGCTCGACGTGCAGACCGGGGGCGGCGAGGTGCTGGACTTCGCCCTCTCCCGGGTCGCCGACGCGAACACGGGCCAGTCCACCGGCGAGACCACGGGCAGGGCTGTCACCGAGACCACCGCCCCTGCCGCCGCCCCGAAGCCGCCCCTCCTCACCGTCGCCACCGAAGGCTGGCCCCCCAACGTCGCCAAGGCGACCGCCCTGCTCCGCCCGCGCGGCGTCGCGGTCGTCGCCGCGCCCGAGGACGACCCGCTGCCCTTCGCCGACGGCGCCTTCGACCTGGTCGTCAGCCGTCATCCCGTCCGTCCGCACTGGGAGGAGATCGCCCGCGTCCTCCAGCCCGGCGGTACGTATTTCGCCCAGCACATCGGCCCGAACAGCGTCTTCGAACTCGTCGAGTACTTCCTCGGGCCCCAGCCGGACGGCGTGCGCAGTGCCCGCCACCCCGACCGTGAGCGTGCCGACGCCGAGGCCGCCGGGCTCGACGTCGTCGGGCTGCGGGCGGAGCGGCTGCGCGTGGAGTTCCACGACATCGGCGCGGTCGTGCACTTCCTGCGCAAGGTGGTCTGGATGGTCCCCGGCTTCACCGTCGAGGCGTACGAGCCGCGGCTGCGGGAGCTGCACGAGCGCATCCGGGCCGAGGGCCCCTTCGTCGCCCACAGCACCCGCCACCTCTTCGACGCGCGCAAGCCGGGCTGA
- a CDS encoding winged helix DNA-binding domain-containing protein, which yields MTTNVSITWDAAGARRAERQFLARPAGTGTPLAEVAGAMLGVHAQVLSAAELSLGMRADGVTRADVRSALWDDRSLVKTYGPRGTVHLLPARELPLLSAALTAVPTGPSPFPPDVRLTEEQSAQVVTAIGEALDGRFLTLDELSEEVVARTGPWAGDRVMPAFQDLWPRWRQVMHRAGWAGTLCFGPNRGRKATYTRPASGDRTVSDGAGDALSVFVRRYLHAYGPATPAHFARWLAAPPGWATALFGELASAGRIEEARFEGTPAWVAAGDTDFPDGPARGVRLLPYFDAYVVAGQPRKRLFPGAAYQRALGGGQAGNYPVLLVDGVVAGVWHQRRRGRRTTVTVEPLVPLTARQERELGEQVERVGEVLEVTPELVVGEVAVGPHA from the coding sequence ATGACGACGAACGTGAGCATCACGTGGGACGCGGCCGGCGCACGCCGGGCGGAGCGGCAGTTCCTGGCCAGGCCGGCCGGGACCGGCACGCCGCTCGCCGAGGTGGCCGGCGCGATGCTGGGCGTGCACGCCCAGGTGCTGTCCGCGGCCGAGCTGTCGCTGGGGATGCGGGCGGACGGGGTGACACGGGCGGACGTACGGTCCGCGCTCTGGGACGACCGGTCCCTGGTCAAGACGTACGGCCCGCGCGGCACGGTCCATCTTCTCCCGGCCCGTGAACTCCCCCTCCTCTCCGCCGCGTTGACGGCGGTGCCGACCGGCCCGAGCCCGTTCCCGCCCGACGTGCGGCTCACCGAGGAGCAGTCCGCCCAGGTCGTGACGGCGATCGGCGAAGCGCTCGACGGCAGGTTCCTGACCCTCGACGAGCTGTCCGAGGAGGTCGTCGCCCGCACGGGACCCTGGGCCGGTGACCGCGTGATGCCGGCGTTCCAGGACCTGTGGCCGCGCTGGCGCCAGGTGATGCACCGGGCCGGCTGGGCGGGCACGCTGTGCTTCGGCCCCAACCGCGGCCGCAAGGCGACGTACACGCGCCCCGCCTCGGGGGACCGGACAGTGAGCGACGGGGCGGGCGATGCCCTGTCCGTCTTCGTCCGCCGCTATCTGCACGCGTACGGCCCGGCGACCCCGGCGCACTTCGCACGGTGGCTGGCGGCGCCGCCCGGCTGGGCCACGGCCCTGTTCGGCGAACTGGCCTCGGCGGGCCGCATCGAGGAGGCCCGGTTCGAGGGAACACCGGCGTGGGTGGCGGCGGGCGACACCGACTTCCCCGACGGCCCGGCGCGGGGTGTCCGCCTGCTCCCCTACTTCGACGCGTACGTCGTCGCCGGGCAGCCCCGCAAGCGGCTGTTCCCCGGGGCGGCGTACCAGCGCGCCCTCGGGGGCGGCCAGGCGGGCAACTACCCGGTGCTGCTCGTCGACGGTGTGGTGGCTGGGGTGTGGCACCAGCGGCGCCGGGGCCGTCGTACGACCGTCACGGTCGAGCCGCTCGTCCCGCTGACGGCACGGCAGGAACGGGAGCTGGGCGAGCAGGTGGAGCGGGTGGGTGAGGTGCTGGAGGTGACGCCCGAGCTGGTGGTGGGAGAGGTGGCGGTGGGCCCGCACGCGTGA
- a CDS encoding isoprenyl transferase has translation MNLRDKLRGLLVRLYARRVEGHLDHAQVPKHIGVIMDGNRRWAKAAGSSTVDGHRAGAGKIEEFLGWCTETDVEVVTLWLLSTDNFDRPREELVPLLGIIEDVVRTLAADGRWRVHHVGTPDLLPSGMQTVLKEAEETTAHVDGIVVNVAIGYGGRQEIADAVRSMLLDAKDRGTSMEELAEAVDTDMIGRHLYTSDQPDPDLVIRTSGEQRLSGFMLWQTAHSEYYFCDVFWPAFRKVDFLRAMRDYAVRHRRYGG, from the coding sequence GTGAACCTGCGCGACAAGCTGCGTGGCCTGCTGGTCAGGCTGTACGCACGCCGGGTGGAAGGTCACCTGGACCACGCTCAGGTGCCCAAGCACATCGGCGTCATCATGGACGGCAACCGGCGCTGGGCGAAGGCCGCCGGATCCAGCACCGTCGACGGCCATCGGGCCGGTGCCGGGAAGATCGAGGAGTTCCTCGGCTGGTGCACCGAGACCGATGTCGAGGTCGTCACGCTCTGGCTGCTGTCCACGGACAACTTCGACCGGCCGCGGGAGGAACTCGTCCCCCTGCTCGGCATCATCGAGGACGTCGTGCGCACCCTGGCCGCCGACGGCCGCTGGCGCGTGCACCACGTGGGCACGCCCGACCTGCTGCCCTCGGGGATGCAGACGGTCCTCAAGGAGGCCGAGGAGACCACCGCGCACGTCGACGGCATAGTGGTCAACGTCGCCATCGGTTACGGCGGCCGGCAGGAGATCGCCGACGCCGTCCGCTCGATGCTGCTCGACGCCAAGGACCGGGGCACCTCGATGGAGGAGCTCGCCGAGGCCGTCGACACCGACATGATCGGGCGTCACCTCTACACCAGCGACCAGCCCGACCCCGACCTGGTGATCCGCACCAGCGGCGAGCAGCGCCTGTCCGGATTCATGCTCTGGCAGACCGCCCACTCCGAGTACTACTTCTGTGACGTGTTCTGGCCGGCGTTCCGCAAGGTCGACTTCCTGCGGGCCATGCGCGACTACGCCGTCCGGCACCGGCGCTACGGCGGCTGA
- a CDS encoding PhoH family protein, translated as MVTSTKRHKPDRRTYVLDTSVLLADPNALNRFDEHEVVLPIVVVTELEAKRHHPELGYFARQALRLLDEFRVRHGRLDAPIPIGDLGGTVRVELNHSDPSVLPSGYRLGDNDSRILAVARNLQAEGFDVTVVSKDLPLRIKASSVGLLAEEYRAELAITDSSGWTGMSELTLPGEQVDILFEEGHVYVPEAAELPVHTGLMIQSERGKALGRVTPEGNIRVVRGDREAFGIKGRSAEQRIALDLLLDPDVGIVSMGGRAGTGKSALALCAGLEAVLERRQHQKVMVFRPLYAVGGQELGYLPGSEAEKMSPWAQAVFDTLSAVTSREVIEEVTARGMLEVLPLTHIRGRSLHDAFVIVDEAQSLERNVLLTVLSRIGANSRVVLTHDVAQRDNLRVGRYDGVVAVVEKLKGHPLFAHVTLTRSERSQIAALVTEMLEDGHI; from the coding sequence GTGGTGACCAGCACAAAGCGCCACAAGCCCGACCGGCGCACCTATGTTCTCGACACCAGCGTCCTGCTGGCCGACCCGAACGCCCTGAACCGCTTCGACGAGCACGAGGTCGTGCTCCCCATCGTCGTGGTCACGGAGCTGGAGGCCAAGCGGCACCATCCCGAACTCGGCTACTTCGCCCGGCAGGCCCTGCGCCTGCTCGACGAGTTCCGGGTCCGGCACGGTCGCCTCGACGCCCCCATCCCGATCGGGGATCTGGGCGGGACCGTCCGTGTCGAGCTCAACCACTCGGACCCCAGCGTGCTGCCCAGCGGCTACCGCCTGGGGGACAACGACTCCCGCATCCTCGCGGTCGCCCGAAACCTGCAGGCCGAGGGGTTCGACGTCACCGTCGTGTCCAAGGACCTCCCACTCAGGATCAAGGCGTCCTCCGTCGGACTCCTCGCCGAGGAGTACCGCGCGGAGCTCGCCATCACGGACTCCTCCGGCTGGACCGGAATGTCCGAACTGACCCTGCCCGGCGAGCAGGTGGACATCCTCTTCGAGGAGGGGCACGTCTACGTCCCCGAGGCCGCCGAACTGCCGGTGCACACGGGCCTGATGATCCAGTCGGAGCGCGGCAAGGCCCTCGGGCGGGTCACGCCCGAGGGCAACATCCGTGTCGTGCGCGGGGATCGTGAGGCGTTCGGCATCAAGGGCCGCAGCGCCGAGCAGCGCATCGCGCTCGACCTGCTGCTCGACCCGGACGTGGGAATCGTGTCGATGGGCGGCCGGGCCGGCACCGGCAAGTCGGCGCTCGCGCTGTGCGCGGGGCTGGAGGCGGTCCTGGAGCGCCGTCAGCACCAGAAGGTGATGGTCTTCCGCCCGCTGTACGCGGTGGGCGGGCAGGAGCTGGGCTATCTGCCGGGTTCCGAGGCCGAGAAGATGAGCCCCTGGGCGCAGGCGGTGTTCGACACGCTGTCGGCGGTCACCTCCCGCGAGGTCATCGAGGAGGTCACCGCACGGGGGATGCTGGAGGTCCTGCCGCTCACCCACATCCGCGGCCGCTCGCTGCACGACGCGTTCGTGATCGTGGACGAGGCCCAGTCGCTGGAACGGAACGTACTTCTCACCGTTCTGTCCCGGATCGGGGCCAATTCGCGGGTGGTTCTCACCCACGACGTGGCCCAGCGGGACAACCTCAGGGTCGGCCGGTACGACGGTGTCGTCGCCGTCGTGGAGAAGCTGAAGGGGCACCCGCTCTTCGCGCACGTGACCCTGACGCGGTCCGAGAGGTCCCAGATCGCTGCCCTTGTGACCGAAATGCTCGAAGACGGGCACATCTGA
- a CDS encoding AI-2E family transporter, producing MSRVPGWLGRLGAGLTEISERYNERRAEAEREQDDPEPGTLAGDHVPPPPDYAPDGAARPDPALAVPWGMRVAAEAGWRLLVLAGALWVLMRVISAVQLVVLSFVIALLITAILQPTVARLRRHGVPRGPATALTAMFGFVVIGLIGWFVTWQVMENIDDLSGQIQDGIDELRNWLLNSPFHVTDKQINEIAKNLREAVGANTDQITSAGLEGVTVVVEALAGILLAVFSTLFLLYDGKRIWEWTLKLVPAAARPGVAGAGPAAWRTLTAYVRGTVIVALIDAIFIGLGIYFLDVPMAVPLAVFIFLFAFIPLVGAVVSGALAVVVALVTQGVFTAVMTLVVVLAVQQIEGHILQPFILGRAVRVHPLAVVLAVACGGMVAGIGGAVVAVPLVAVTNTVAGYLRSYSQKSALRHSVRPRGATAVSAEPAPQPPSAPE from the coding sequence ATGTCGAGAGTGCCAGGGTGGCTCGGCCGGCTCGGTGCCGGGCTGACCGAGATCAGCGAGCGGTACAACGAACGCCGCGCCGAGGCCGAACGGGAGCAGGACGACCCCGAGCCCGGGACGCTCGCCGGTGACCACGTGCCGCCGCCCCCGGACTACGCCCCCGACGGCGCCGCCCGCCCCGATCCCGCGCTGGCCGTGCCGTGGGGGATGCGGGTCGCGGCCGAGGCCGGCTGGCGGCTCCTCGTCCTCGCGGGCGCCCTCTGGGTGCTGATGCGGGTCATCAGCGCCGTCCAGCTCGTGGTGCTCTCGTTCGTCATCGCGCTGCTCATCACGGCGATCCTGCAGCCGACCGTGGCCCGGCTGCGGCGCCACGGCGTGCCGCGCGGGCCGGCGACCGCGCTGACGGCGATGTTCGGCTTCGTCGTCATCGGCCTCATCGGCTGGTTCGTGACCTGGCAGGTCATGGAGAACATCGACGACCTCTCGGGCCAGATCCAGGACGGCATCGACGAGTTGCGGAACTGGCTGCTGAACAGCCCCTTCCACGTCACGGACAAGCAGATCAACGAGATCGCCAAGAACCTGCGGGAGGCGGTCGGGGCGAACACCGACCAGATCACCTCCGCGGGTCTGGAGGGCGTGACGGTCGTCGTCGAGGCGCTCGCCGGGATCCTGCTCGCGGTCTTCTCGACGCTGTTCCTGCTCTACGACGGCAAGCGCATCTGGGAGTGGACGCTGAAGCTGGTGCCGGCGGCGGCGCGGCCCGGGGTGGCCGGGGCCGGACCGGCGGCGTGGCGGACGCTGACGGCGTATGTGCGGGGCACGGTGATCGTCGCGCTGATCGACGCGATCTTCATCGGGCTGGGGATCTACTTCCTCGATGTGCCGATGGCCGTGCCGCTGGCGGTGTTCATCTTCCTGTTCGCGTTCATCCCGCTGGTGGGTGCGGTGGTGTCCGGGGCGCTGGCGGTGGTCGTCGCGCTGGTCACCCAGGGGGTGTTCACGGCCGTCATGACGCTGGTGGTGGTGCTCGCGGTGCAGCAGATCGAGGGCCACATCCTGCAGCCGTTCATCCTGGGACGGGCCGTGCGGGTGCATCCGCTGGCGGTGGTGCTCGCGGTGGCGTGCGGGGGCATGGTGGCCGGGATCGGCGGCGCGGTGGTCGCCGTTCCGCTGGTGGCGGTGACGAACACGGTCGCCGGGTATCTGCGGTCGTACTCGCAGAAGTCGGCGCTCCGGCACTCGGTGCGGCCGCGCGGGGCCACGGCGGTGAGCGCGGAGCCGGCCCCGCAGCCGCCCTCGGCCCCGGAGTAG
- a CDS encoding alkyl hydroperoxide reductase produces MSLDALKSAIPDYAKDLKLNLGSVIGNSDLPAQQLWGTVLSTAIASRSPIVLRELEPEAKANLSPEAYTAAKAAAAVMAMNNVFYRTRHLLSDHEYGTLRAGLRMNVIGNPGVDKVDFELWSFAVSAINGCGMCLDSHEQVLRKAGLDREVVQEAFKIASVIQAVGVTLDAEAVLAE; encoded by the coding sequence ATGTCGCTGGATGCCCTGAAGTCCGCCATACCGGACTACGCCAAGGACCTGAAGCTCAACCTGGGCTCGGTCATCGGCAACTCCGACCTGCCGGCCCAGCAGCTGTGGGGCACGGTGCTGTCGACGGCGATCGCCTCGCGCTCCCCGATCGTGCTGCGCGAGCTGGAGCCGGAGGCGAAGGCGAACCTGTCGCCGGAGGCGTACACGGCCGCCAAGGCCGCCGCCGCGGTGATGGCGATGAACAACGTCTTCTACCGCACCCGTCACCTCCTCTCCGACCACGAGTACGGCACCCTGCGCGCCGGCCTGCGGATGAACGTCATCGGCAACCCGGGCGTCGACAAGGTCGACTTCGAGCTGTGGTCCTTCGCCGTCTCGGCCATCAACGGCTGCGGCATGTGCCTGGACTCCCACGAGCAGGTGCTGCGCAAGGCCGGTCTCGACCGCGAGGTCGTCCAGGAGGCGTTCAAGATCGCCTCCGTGATCCAGGCGGTCGGCGTCACGCTGGACGCCGAGGCGGTCCTGGCCGAGTAA
- a CDS encoding peroxiredoxin: MLTVGDKFPEFDLTACVSLEKGKEFQQINHKTYEGQWKVIFAWPKDFTFVCPTEIAAFGKLNEEFADRDAQVLGFSGDSEFVHHAWRKDHDDLRDLPFPMMADSKHELMRDLGIEGEDGFAKRAVFIVDQNNEIQFSMVTAGSVGRNPKEVLRVLDALQTDELCPCNWSKGDETLDPVALLSGE, from the coding sequence GTGCTCACCGTCGGTGACAAGTTCCCCGAGTTCGACCTGACCGCCTGCGTCTCGCTGGAGAAGGGCAAGGAGTTCCAGCAGATCAACCACAAGACCTACGAGGGTCAGTGGAAGGTCATCTTCGCGTGGCCCAAGGACTTCACCTTCGTGTGCCCGACCGAGATCGCCGCCTTCGGCAAGCTGAACGAGGAGTTCGCGGACCGCGACGCGCAGGTCCTCGGCTTCTCCGGCGACTCCGAGTTCGTCCACCACGCCTGGCGCAAGGACCACGACGACCTGCGCGACCTGCCGTTCCCGATGATGGCCGACTCCAAGCACGAGCTGATGCGCGACCTCGGCATCGAGGGCGAGGACGGCTTCGCCAAGCGCGCGGTGTTCATCGTGGACCAGAACAACGAGATCCAGTTCTCGATGGTGACCGCGGGCTCGGTCGGCCGTAACCCGAAGGAGGTCCTCCGGGTCCTGGACGCGCTCCAGACGGACGAGCTGTGCCCCTGCAACTGGTCGAAGGGCGACGAGACCCTCGACCCGGTCGCGCTGCTCTCCGGGGAGTGA
- a CDS encoding LysR substrate-binding domain-containing protein — translation MTVGNKRRQPSLAQLRAFAAVAEHLHFRDAAAAIGMSQPALSGAVSALEETLGVTLLERTTRKVLLSPEGERIAVRAKAVLGEVGALMEEAEAVRAPFTGVLRLGVIPTVAPYLLPTVLRLVHERYPHLDLQVHEEQTASLLDGLAGGRLDLLLLAVPLGVPGVTELPLFDEDFVLVTPLDHWLGGREGIPRQALRELNLLLLDEGHCLRDQALDICREAGRDDVPVTTTAAGLSTLVQLVAGGLGVTLLPRTALKVETSRSNQLLTGYFADPAPTRRIALAMRAGAARGGEYEELAAALRQALRPLPVRVVDRDA, via the coding sequence GTGACTGTCGGTAATAAGCGCAGGCAGCCCAGCCTCGCCCAGCTCCGGGCCTTCGCGGCGGTGGCCGAACACCTTCATTTCCGGGACGCGGCCGCGGCGATCGGCATGAGCCAGCCCGCCCTCTCGGGCGCCGTGTCGGCCCTGGAGGAGACACTCGGAGTGACGCTCCTCGAGCGTACGACGCGCAAGGTGCTGCTCTCACCCGAGGGCGAGCGGATCGCCGTACGCGCCAAGGCGGTTCTGGGGGAGGTGGGGGCGCTCATGGAGGAGGCCGAGGCGGTCCGGGCGCCCTTCACCGGGGTGCTGCGGCTCGGGGTGATCCCGACGGTCGCGCCCTATCTGCTGCCGACGGTCCTGCGGCTCGTCCACGAGCGGTACCCGCACCTCGACCTCCAGGTGCACGAAGAGCAGACCGCCAGCCTCCTCGACGGCCTGGCCGGCGGCCGGCTCGACCTCCTGCTGCTCGCCGTGCCCCTGGGCGTACCGGGCGTGACCGAACTGCCGCTGTTCGACGAGGACTTCGTACTCGTCACGCCGCTCGACCACTGGCTCGGCGGCCGGGAGGGCATCCCGCGTCAGGCACTGCGGGAGCTGAACCTGCTCCTGCTGGACGAGGGCCACTGCCTGCGCGACCAGGCCCTCGACATCTGCCGGGAGGCCGGCCGTGACGACGTGCCGGTCACCACGACCGCCGCGGGGCTGTCCACGCTGGTGCAGCTCGTCGCGGGCGGGCTCGGCGTCACCCTGCTGCCGCGCACCGCCCTCAAGGTCGAGACCTCCCGCAGCAACCAGCTCCTCACCGGGTACTTCGCCGACCCGGCCCCCACCCGCCGGATCGCGCTGGCGATGCGGGCGGGGGCCGCACGCGGCGGGGAGTACGAGGAGCTGGCGGCCGCCCTGCGCCAGGCGCTGCGGCCGCTGCCCGTCCGGGTCGTCGACCGGGACGCCTGA
- a CDS encoding ABC transporter permease, translating into MSVRQWSRDLGMGARFALAGGREGWTRALLTAVGVGLGVALLLLTTAVPGALAERDRREEARSDHTFGQQEIPKADDTLIVLDADTTFRDRDVRGRMLEAEGPKAPLPPGVPAFPADGEMVVSPALKELLASGDGKLLRERLDYRIMGTIGEQGLVGSQELAYYAGGTGLAELLKGSASGARIDSFGNPDLGSPDPWDPVLLLLVLVVFVVLLMPVAVFIAAAVRFGGERRDRRLAALRLVGSDSRMTRRIAAGEALAGSVLGLVLGTGFFLLGRQLAASAEVFRVSVFPSYLNPSPLLAVLVALAVPAAAVLVTILALRGVVIEPLGVVRTAKPARRRLWWRLLLPLGGLALLFPMIGQGDDGGNFNQYLVVGGVMLLLIGVTALLPWVVETVVARLGSGGVAWQLAVRRLQLSSGVAARMVNGIAVAVAGAIALQMLFAGVEGTYTRASQYDVSRAQMSVDVPDGSDTAATIAKYRDTEGMRKVTALADVHLGDRRGEDESIIQITVADCASLREVATLPGCRDGDVFAAMGSEYDSESDHLAKPGTTLSTESEDSDRPGDRAVSWTVPRDIRQAESREDPTGYERGGILITPGALPEKLKALISTRLFLSVDPSVPDAYDHVRNTAARLDPMSQPMTWRSIESNDRYAAIRTGLSVGAACVLALIGASLLVSQLEQLRERRKLLSSLVAFGTRRRTLGLSVLWQTAIPIGLGLLLAAAVGMALGAVLLRMTNTSVRVDWPSVLSVTGIGAGVVLVVTLLSLPPLLKLMRPDGLRTE; encoded by the coding sequence ATGAGCGTCAGGCAGTGGAGCCGGGACCTGGGCATGGGGGCCCGGTTCGCCCTCGCGGGCGGACGCGAGGGGTGGACCCGGGCGCTGCTCACGGCCGTCGGCGTCGGGCTCGGGGTGGCGCTGCTGCTGCTCACCACCGCCGTCCCGGGCGCGCTGGCGGAACGGGACCGGCGCGAGGAGGCGCGCAGCGACCACACCTTCGGCCAGCAGGAGATACCGAAGGCCGACGACACCCTGATCGTCCTGGACGCGGACACCACGTTCCGGGACCGGGACGTGCGCGGGCGCATGCTGGAGGCCGAAGGCCCGAAGGCTCCGCTGCCCCCGGGGGTGCCGGCGTTCCCCGCGGACGGCGAGATGGTCGTCTCCCCCGCACTGAAGGAGCTGCTCGCCTCCGGCGACGGCAAGCTGCTGCGGGAGCGGCTGGACTACCGGATCATGGGCACCATCGGCGAGCAGGGGCTCGTCGGCTCGCAGGAACTCGCCTACTACGCGGGCGGCACGGGGCTCGCGGAACTGCTGAAGGGCTCCGCCAGCGGGGCGCGGATCGACAGCTTCGGCAACCCGGACCTGGGGTCGCCCGACCCGTGGGACCCTGTGCTGCTCCTGCTGGTCCTGGTCGTCTTCGTGGTGCTGCTGATGCCGGTCGCCGTGTTCATCGCCGCGGCCGTGCGGTTCGGCGGCGAGCGGCGCGACCGCAGGCTCGCGGCGCTGCGGCTGGTCGGCTCCGACAGCCGGATGACCCGTCGGATCGCCGCCGGCGAGGCGCTCGCCGGTTCCGTGCTGGGGCTCGTCCTCGGCACCGGGTTCTTCCTGCTCGGACGGCAACTGGCGGCGTCCGCCGAGGTGTTCCGCGTCAGTGTGTTCCCGAGTTATCTGAACCCCTCTCCCCTGCTGGCCGTTCTGGTCGCGCTGGCGGTGCCGGCGGCCGCCGTCCTGGTGACGATCCTCGCGCTGCGGGGGGTGGTCATCGAGCCCCTCGGTGTGGTGCGCACGGCCAAGCCCGCGCGGCGCCGGCTGTGGTGGCGGCTGCTGCTGCCGCTGGGCGGGCTGGCGCTGCTCTTCCCGATGATCGGGCAGGGCGACGACGGAGGGAACTTCAACCAGTACCTGGTCGTCGGCGGCGTGATGCTCCTCCTGATCGGTGTCACGGCGCTGCTGCCCTGGGTCGTGGAGACGGTCGTCGCCCGGCTCGGTTCGGGTGGGGTCGCCTGGCAACTGGCCGTGCGCAGACTCCAGTTGAGCAGTGGTGTGGCAGCTCGCATGGTCAACGGCATCGCGGTGGCGGTGGCCGGGGCGATCGCGCTGCAGATGCTGTTCGCCGGGGTGGAGGGCACCTACACCAGGGCGTCGCAGTACGACGTCTCCCGGGCCCAGATGAGCGTGGACGTGCCGGACGGCAGTGACACCGCAGCCACCATCGCGAAGTACCGCGACACCGAGGGCATGCGCAAGGTGACCGCCCTGGCCGATGTCCATCTCGGCGACCGTCGCGGCGAGGACGAGTCCATCATCCAGATCACTGTTGCCGACTGCGCTTCGCTGCGCGAAGTGGCCACGCTCCCCGGCTGCCGTGACGGTGACGTCTTCGCGGCCATGGGCTCGGAGTACGACAGTGAGAGCGATCACCTGGCCAAGCCCGGCACGACGCTGTCGACCGAGTCGGAGGACTCCGACCGCCCGGGCGACCGCGCGGTCTCCTGGACCGTGCCGCGGGACATCCGGCAGGCCGAGTCCCGCGAGGACCCCACCGGGTACGAGCGCGGCGGCATCCTGATCACCCCCGGCGCGCTGCCCGAGAAGCTCAAGGCGCTCATCTCCACGCGGCTCTTCCTGAGCGTGGACCCCTCGGTGCCGGATGCTTACGATCACGTGCGCAACACGGCCGCGCGGCTCGACCCGATGTCCCAGCCCATGACCTGGCGCAGCATCGAGAGCAACGACCGCTACGCCGCCATCCGCACCGGTCTGTCCGTCGGAGCCGCGTGTGTCCTGGCCCTGATCGGGGCGAGCCTGCTGGTCTCGCAGCTGGAGCAGTTGCGCGAACGCCGCAAGCTGCTGTCGTCCCTGGTCGCCTTCGGCACCCGGCGCCGCACCCTGGGCCTGTCGGTGCTGTGGCAGACGGCGATCCCGATCGGTCTCGGCCTGCTGCTCGCCGCGGCGGTGGGCATGGCCCTGGGCGCGGTCCTGCTGCGGATGACGAACACGTCGGTCCGGGTGGACTGGCCGAGCGTGCTGTCGGTGACCGGCATCGGCGCGGGCGTCGTCCTGGTGGTGACGCTGCTGAGCCTGCCGCCGCTGCTGAAGCTGATGCGGCCGGACGGGCTGCGGACGGAGTAG